The following are from one region of the Halodesulfurarchaeum sp. HSR-GB genome:
- a CDS encoding ribbon-helix-helix domain-containing protein: protein MERVTLRIPEQQIEAVERMVETGKYPNRSEAIRAAVRDMLEEDRGEQTNSPRTYVKV, encoded by the coding sequence ATGGAGCGTGTGACACTCCGGATTCCGGAACAGCAGATCGAGGCCGTCGAACGGATGGTCGAGACGGGGAAGTACCCCAATCGTAGCGAGGCCATCCGAGCGGCGGTTCGCGATATGCTCGAGGAGGATCGAGGGGAGCAAACGAACAGTCCGCGGACCTACGTGAAGGTGTAA
- a CDS encoding OsmC family protein codes for MPVRNATATWEGTLKEGAGSMALGSGAFEGAYSFNSRFADGSGTNPEELIGAAHAGCFSMALANALAEDGYDPQRVHTEAAVSLNADSLEIDHIELTLDARVPDIEIETFEEYAAEAKANCPVSKALAGVDITLSTTLE; via the coding sequence ATGCCAGTCAGAAACGCCACGGCGACGTGGGAAGGCACACTCAAGGAGGGGGCCGGTTCGATGGCGCTCGGAAGCGGCGCGTTCGAGGGGGCATACTCCTTCAATTCACGCTTCGCGGACGGGAGCGGCACCAACCCGGAAGAACTCATCGGCGCGGCCCACGCGGGCTGTTTCTCGATGGCGCTTGCAAACGCCCTCGCCGAAGACGGGTATGACCCCCAGCGTGTCCACACCGAGGCGGCGGTCTCTCTGAACGCGGACTCCCTGGAGATCGATCACATCGAACTCACGCTCGACGCGCGGGTTCCGGACATCGAGATCGAGACGTTCGAGGAGTACGCTGCCGAGGCGAAGGCAAACTGCCCGGTTTCGAAGGCTCTTGCGGGCGTGGATATTACACTGTCAACGACCCTCGAGTAG
- a CDS encoding PAC2 family protein, translating into MAPTQREIDDAATFEQHDTIEVEGTTLIEGLPGHGLVASIAVDQITEQLGLDLYGTLYDETFPQVVTFQEGMARDPVRVYAGTDPAILTLQSDLALPWQAFRPLSTATFSALGEIEEAFFLAGAPAQFEEERGAVTAVATTPDMKAKLQAKDIDLAADPGVIGGVTGALAQACHHESIPAAVLIVKAHPYLPDPGAAQHVIETALEPLVDFDIDTTELEQQAEEIQERMQQIAEQYEQMVEGQGQYKESRMPGMYQ; encoded by the coding sequence ATGGCCCCGACCCAGCGGGAGATCGACGACGCGGCGACCTTCGAACAGCACGACACCATCGAGGTCGAGGGGACGACCCTCATCGAGGGACTCCCCGGACACGGGCTGGTGGCCTCGATCGCGGTCGACCAGATCACCGAACAGCTCGGTCTCGACCTCTATGGGACGCTGTACGACGAGACGTTCCCCCAGGTCGTCACCTTCCAGGAGGGCATGGCCCGAGATCCAGTGCGGGTCTATGCCGGCACTGACCCGGCCATCCTCACGCTCCAGAGTGACCTGGCATTGCCCTGGCAAGCCTTCCGACCGCTCTCCACGGCGACGTTCTCGGCGCTCGGGGAGATCGAGGAGGCCTTTTTCCTCGCGGGCGCGCCCGCTCAATTTGAAGAAGAACGCGGCGCGGTCACGGCCGTCGCCACGACCCCCGACATGAAAGCGAAACTCCAGGCCAAGGACATCGACCTGGCCGCCGATCCCGGCGTGATCGGGGGCGTGACTGGCGCGCTCGCCCAGGCCTGCCACCACGAGTCGATCCCCGCAGCGGTACTGATCGTCAAGGCCCACCCCTATCTGCCCGATCCTGGGGCGGCCCAGCACGTGATCGAGACCGCGCTCGAACCGCTCGTGGACTTCGACATCGACACCACCGAGCTCGAACAGCAGGCAGAGGAGATCCAGGAGCGTATGCAGCAGATCGCCGAGCAGTACGAGCAGATGGTCGAGGGCCAGGGGCAGTACAAGGAGAGTCGCATGCCGGGCATGTACCAGTAG
- a CDS encoding P-loop NTPase: protein MVEVLAVASGKGGTGKTTATLALGMGLAEEYDVTVVDTDTGMANLLFHAGLADVPVTLQDLLIGEGDHPVSEAVYHRFGMDIVPCGTSLEAFRDADPSRLQEVIATLAEQTDVLLLDSPATLGSRDAVLPIVIADRIVLVVQPTIPAITDGLKVQEYATAYGTDVAGLVFNKVHDPEEVTHITDRAGEYVSGPVLGAVPMDEAAREARKAGTPLLAHAPDSPAGSAFASIASALDVEAADPDRVADRFRNAVIPDGP from the coding sequence ATGGTAGAGGTCCTCGCGGTCGCCTCTGGGAAGGGCGGCACTGGAAAGACGACGGCGACGCTGGCCCTCGGGATGGGGTTGGCCGAGGAGTACGACGTCACCGTCGTCGACACTGACACGGGCATGGCGAATCTCCTCTTTCACGCTGGCCTGGCTGACGTCCCGGTGACCCTGCAGGACCTGCTCATCGGCGAGGGCGACCACCCGGTCTCCGAGGCGGTCTATCACCGCTTTGGGATGGATATCGTGCCCTGCGGGACGAGCCTGGAGGCCTTCCGGGACGCCGATCCGTCCCGTCTCCAGGAAGTGATCGCGACCCTGGCCGAGCAGACCGACGTGCTGCTACTCGATTCGCCTGCGACCCTGGGAAGCCGGGATGCAGTCCTCCCGATCGTCATCGCGGATCGGATCGTCCTGGTGGTCCAGCCGACGATCCCGGCCATCACGGACGGCCTGAAGGTCCAGGAGTACGCGACCGCGTATGGGACCGACGTGGCCGGCCTGGTCTTCAACAAGGTCCACGATCCCGAGGAGGTCACTCATATCACGGATCGGGCGGGCGAGTACGTCTCGGGACCCGTTCTGGGCGCGGTCCCCATGGACGAGGCGGCCCGGGAGGCACGGAAGGCGGGCACCCCGCTTCTGGCCCACGCCCCCGACAGCCCGGCCGGGTCGGCCTTCGCCTCGATCGCGTCGGCACTCGACGTCGAGGCCGCCGATCCGGACCGCGTGGCCGATCGGTTCCGGAACGCCGTGATCCCGGACGGCCCATGA
- a CDS encoding type II secretion system F family protein has protein sequence MSRRVPDRLGQFAFRLFGRHVDSARHERDRTRFRALGLSHSFETHLLGQYALSWLVALAAGATGALAARNFLRSVQFSAPAIDGSGAVLAGSLAVGLFVGGLAKYLLRRGASLALEYLVRRRRTQIEHTLPGAVRYLHVTAAGTVDPARLFERIADNERVHGAMANSARRIRRRQQFTGSVESAIRREARDTPATESLAPFLLTFIERRREGDTALREFLADESRLLAVEDEQRHRREASYLRTVVGLFVLLLVGPLFLLLGLAGVSIVFPDTVPTALEFGRPQFDGLLAGVGSVGIVLLGAVAALFAFLLRPSGHRWAAPAPAQSPIAVLQSSPSNPTNALLVLLPVALGALGLGLLSGGAVSTLLLGAYVAVAVPTGLVDVRRARRRARIDRALPGFVHSLSERLESGRPLRQAVAEIATEESYGPLQEPIRKLAVDLKLVHGPTGGRTEALERFVGRIGTPFAGRTVGLAIGAIEAGADARTAVAHLQTETGRLVHADRARRSRFPVVILVGWTVALLIVAIVVAVNLMVLDTASPTGPVAGVTVTAMEAPGQKRPLFYVLTQATMLASGWFAGLTGRGVYEALLHSGVLVGITWVGFRLAGLV, from the coding sequence ATGAGCCGGCGAGTTCCTGACCGGCTCGGCCAGTTCGCCTTTCGGCTCTTCGGTCGACACGTCGATTCGGCCCGTCACGAGCGGGACCGCACCCGCTTTCGGGCCCTCGGGCTGTCCCACTCCTTCGAGACCCATCTGCTCGGTCAGTACGCACTCTCCTGGCTCGTCGCCCTCGCTGCGGGTGCCACAGGAGCGCTCGCAGCTCGGAATTTCCTCCGGTCGGTTCAGTTCTCGGCCCCCGCTATCGACGGATCCGGGGCCGTCCTGGCAGGGAGCCTGGCGGTCGGGCTGTTCGTCGGTGGACTCGCCAAATACCTGCTCCGGCGCGGGGCGAGTCTCGCGCTGGAGTATCTCGTCCGTCGGCGACGGACACAGATCGAGCACACGCTCCCGGGGGCGGTCAGATATCTCCACGTGACGGCGGCTGGAACGGTCGATCCCGCCCGGCTCTTCGAGCGGATCGCCGACAACGAGCGCGTGCACGGCGCGATGGCCAACAGCGCGAGACGGATCCGCCGTCGGCAGCAATTCACGGGGAGCGTGGAATCGGCGATCAGGCGGGAGGCCCGTGACACGCCTGCGACCGAATCACTCGCGCCGTTTCTCCTGACGTTCATCGAACGGCGTCGCGAGGGAGACACAGCACTCAGAGAGTTTCTGGCCGACGAGAGTCGGCTGCTCGCCGTCGAGGACGAACAGCGACACAGACGGGAGGCGTCCTACCTCCGGACAGTGGTTGGACTGTTCGTGCTGCTGCTGGTCGGGCCGCTGTTCCTCCTCCTCGGTCTGGCCGGCGTCTCGATCGTCTTCCCGGATACGGTTCCAACGGCGCTCGAATTCGGCCGCCCACAGTTCGACGGGCTCCTGGCCGGAGTCGGCAGCGTCGGCATCGTCCTGCTCGGGGCCGTGGCAGCGCTATTTGCCTTCCTCCTCCGACCGAGTGGCCATCGTTGGGCCGCACCGGCCCCAGCCCAGAGCCCGATCGCGGTCCTGCAATCGAGTCCCAGCAACCCGACAAACGCCCTGCTCGTCCTGCTCCCGGTTGCCCTCGGCGCGCTCGGCTTGGGACTTCTCTCCGGTGGTGCGGTTTCCACTTTGCTCCTCGGGGCCTACGTGGCCGTCGCAGTCCCAACCGGGCTCGTGGACGTGCGGCGGGCCCGCCGTCGTGCCCGCATCGATCGGGCGCTCCCCGGGTTCGTCCACAGCCTGTCCGAGCGACTCGAGAGCGGTCGCCCCCTCCGTCAGGCCGTCGCGGAGATCGCAACCGAGGAGTCCTACGGACCGCTGCAGGAGCCGATCAGAAAGCTCGCCGTGGACCTCAAACTCGTCCATGGGCCGACCGGCGGCCGGACGGAAGCCCTCGAACGGTTCGTCGGCCGAATCGGGACACCCTTCGCCGGCCGAACGGTGGGGCTGGCCATCGGCGCGATCGAGGCCGGTGCCGACGCCCGGACGGCCGTGGCCCACCTCCAGACCGAGACGGGGCGACTCGTTCACGCCGATCGGGCCCGCCGCTCCCGGTTTCCCGTGGTGATCCTGGTGGGCTGGACGGTTGCCCTGCTGATCGTGGCGATCGTCGTCGCGGTGAATCTCATGGTCCTCGACACGGCCAGTCCCACCGGCCCGGTCGCCGGCGTGACGGTGACGGCTATGGAAGCGCCCGGCCAGAAACGGCCGCTCTTCTATGTCCTCACACAGGCGACGATGCTCGCCAGTGGCTGGTTCGCCGGGCTCACCGGCCGCGGGGTCTACGAGGCCCTGCTGCACTCGGGCGTGCTGGTGGGGATCACCTGGGTGGGCTTCCGACTGGCTGGTCTGGTCTGA
- a CDS encoding secretion system protein — protein MSEELPASVPGPVPPDDRTAWYAPAVRSQYAVSNGIVATVSEQGEGYRYHTRTPSLSEREKATQERIERRFEDATISRPRTRAGAVERVTDGLPSRLRDRLPELDDRRPASRRRLQYHLLASLRALGDLTPLALDDRVRIADTNADRLAVHTRDFAPAITDLPDDTPFLDRFLGERLRRETVPFAGFEIPVTVVRGHLLGADTFEVSYVVEEPDLLPGDRALIETVLDRLLESPPAGILDDEIHSVAERARTLLNRRIGTRPLARLADRLPLPRRSRSGSLTPASRSERLDALTYYVLRDLLGDGKLTIPLRDPAVRSVEVNRVGDRITVVSHRGTTVGDTRMPTTLSIDDTAEFVALTRSLAAEGGVELSVHRPATTVTLERDTKSGRREMHCSVSLPDRAERGHVSITAERETPPTPMALVERNQLDPELVAGIWTAAANRGTVVFVGPVDAEPTAALGAHTPFIPAADRPVEIGAGDSQVDLPHETAISVPRRDGDRGWDRRTERDALHPDVAVLSGLNTPEALEQLGSVVASGRPAFAAARAADRSLFAHLVSQAGIVQEFTAGVDLVVELPPPKADETATGWVPVSPDGERAERKPGPEFERLFDTEEDGALSSRFARTLAASPETGVGPAAVAFERRRQYVEYLLTGDSTDRERLMGFLADLRTDEAATIERIRNWEQ, from the coding sequence ATGAGCGAGGAGTTGCCGGCGTCCGTGCCGGGGCCGGTCCCACCCGACGATCGGACGGCCTGGTACGCCCCAGCGGTCCGCTCGCAGTACGCCGTCTCGAACGGGATCGTCGCGACCGTCAGCGAACAGGGCGAGGGATATCGGTATCACACCCGGACACCGTCGCTGAGCGAACGGGAGAAAGCGACCCAGGAACGGATCGAACGGCGATTCGAGGACGCCACGATCAGCCGACCACGAACCCGGGCGGGGGCCGTCGAGCGCGTAACCGACGGCCTGCCCAGTCGCCTCCGGGACCGGCTGCCAGAACTCGACGATCGGCGACCGGCCAGCCGGCGACGGCTCCAGTACCACCTGCTCGCGTCGTTGCGGGCACTCGGGGACCTGACGCCGTTGGCGCTTGACGACCGGGTCCGAATCGCCGACACGAACGCGGATCGGCTCGCGGTACACACCCGGGATTTCGCGCCCGCGATCACCGACCTGCCGGACGACACGCCCTTCCTCGACCGGTTTCTCGGTGAGCGCCTGCGTCGAGAGACAGTCCCCTTCGCCGGGTTCGAGATCCCGGTCACGGTGGTCCGCGGACACCTCCTGGGCGCGGACACCTTCGAGGTGAGCTACGTCGTCGAGGAGCCGGACCTGCTCCCCGGGGATCGAGCGCTGATCGAGACCGTCCTCGACCGCCTCCTCGAATCCCCGCCCGCCGGGATCCTGGACGACGAGATCCACAGCGTGGCCGAACGTGCTCGAACGTTGCTCAACCGTCGAATCGGCACCCGGCCCCTTGCCCGGCTGGCCGATCGGCTTCCGCTCCCCCGTCGGTCCCGTTCCGGATCGCTCACCCCAGCGTCCCGGAGCGAGCGCCTCGACGCCCTGACCTACTACGTGCTTCGAGACCTGCTCGGGGACGGGAAACTGACGATTCCACTTCGCGATCCCGCAGTCCGGTCGGTCGAGGTCAACCGTGTCGGCGACCGTATCACGGTCGTCTCTCATCGGGGAACCACGGTTGGGGACACCCGGATGCCGACGACCCTCTCGATCGACGACACGGCCGAATTCGTCGCGCTGACCCGCTCGCTCGCAGCGGAGGGCGGCGTCGAGTTGAGCGTCCATCGGCCGGCGACCACCGTGACACTCGAACGGGACACGAAGTCGGGTCGTCGGGAGATGCACTGCTCGGTGTCCCTGCCCGACAGAGCGGAGCGCGGGCACGTCTCGATCACGGCCGAGCGCGAGACGCCCCCGACCCCAATGGCGCTCGTCGAACGGAACCAACTCGATCCCGAGCTCGTCGCGGGAATCTGGACCGCGGCCGCGAATCGGGGCACGGTCGTGTTCGTGGGCCCGGTGGATGCCGAACCGACCGCCGCACTGGGCGCGCACACGCCATTCATCCCCGCCGCCGACCGCCCGGTCGAGATTGGGGCCGGCGACTCGCAGGTCGACTTGCCACACGAGACGGCCATCTCGGTCCCCCGTCGGGACGGTGACCGGGGGTGGGACCGGCGGACCGAACGGGACGCGTTGCACCCCGACGTCGCCGTTTTGAGCGGCCTGAACACCCCCGAGGCCCTCGAACAACTCGGGAGTGTCGTCGCGAGCGGCCGACCCGCCTTCGCGGCGGCGAGAGCTGCCGATCGGTCCCTGTTTGCTCACCTGGTGTCCCAGGCCGGGATCGTTCAGGAGTTCACGGCCGGTGTGGATCTCGTGGTCGAACTGCCACCGCCGAAGGCGGACGAAACCGCGACGGGGTGGGTCCCAGTATCGCCCGACGGCGAGCGAGCCGAACGAAAACCCGGCCCGGAGTTCGAGCGGCTCTTCGACACCGAGGAAGACGGGGCACTCTCCAGCCGGTTCGCCCGGACACTTGCCGCGAGCCCTGAAACCGGGGTGGGTCCAGCGGCAGTCGCCTTCGAGCGGCGCCGGCAGTACGTCGAGTACCTCCTGACCGGGGACTCGACCGACCGGGAGCGTCTCATGGGCTTTCTCGCCGACCTGCGGACGGACGAAGCCGCGACCATCGAACGGATCCGAAACTGGGAGCAATGA
- a CDS encoding succinic semialdehyde dehydrogenase, with translation MTVAQFPPRVSESELSRLADTVRTAGERESISVRAPGTDAEIGSVPSGTETDVAEAVARARTAQQSWATLPVESRARILRRFHDTILDERATVLDLIQLETGKSRLDALNEVLDVANTARYYGHRTALLEPERRRGAIPFLTRTTVEHPPVGVVGVISPWNYPLTLSIADAIPALLAGNAVVLTPASATPFTALLVRTLLRRAGLPEDVFQVVTGPGGTVGPALVDRVDFVVFTGSTETGRTVASLAGENLIDATLELGGKNPMIVLADADLDRAVEAVIHGSFGNAGQLCLALERLYVSREVFEPFVDLLVERIEALELGLSYDYGPDVGSLIGPAQLATVKAHVEDATESGATVEVGGRHRPVVGPYVYEPTVLTNVDPSMTITREETFGPVVTVEPFDATSEAVEMANDTDYGLNASIFTGTPERGRELASRIECGTVNVNGAYAPAWGSIDAPMGGMRDSGIGRRHGPEGVLKYTESRTVSEQRGPSIHPPRWLPNDWYESGMVWMLRLLDRLPGLR, from the coding sequence ATGACAGTCGCCCAGTTCCCGCCACGCGTCTCCGAGAGCGAGCTATCCCGACTCGCGGACACGGTTCGGACGGCTGGCGAGCGGGAGTCCATTTCGGTCCGGGCCCCCGGGACGGATGCCGAAATCGGGTCGGTTCCGTCCGGAACCGAAACCGACGTGGCCGAAGCAGTGGCCCGGGCCCGCACTGCCCAGCAGTCCTGGGCGACTCTCCCGGTCGAATCCCGCGCCCGGATCCTCCGCCGGTTTCATGACACGATCCTCGACGAACGAGCCACCGTACTCGACCTGATTCAACTGGAGACCGGGAAGTCCCGCCTCGACGCTCTCAACGAGGTGTTGGACGTCGCGAACACCGCCCGATACTACGGGCACCGAACGGCCCTGCTCGAACCCGAACGCCGTCGGGGTGCGATCCCGTTCCTGACCCGGACGACCGTCGAGCACCCGCCGGTGGGGGTCGTCGGGGTGATTTCGCCGTGGAACTATCCATTGACCCTGTCGATCGCTGATGCGATCCCGGCGCTGCTCGCGGGCAACGCCGTCGTACTGACGCCGGCGAGTGCGACACCGTTTACCGCCCTGCTGGTCCGGACCCTCCTCAGACGGGCTGGCCTCCCGGAGGACGTCTTCCAGGTGGTGACGGGGCCGGGTGGGACAGTGGGCCCGGCGCTCGTCGATCGGGTCGATTTCGTTGTCTTCACCGGGAGTACAGAAACCGGGCGAACGGTCGCCAGTCTGGCCGGGGAGAACCTGATCGACGCGACACTCGAACTCGGTGGCAAGAACCCCATGATCGTCCTGGCCGACGCGGATCTGGACCGGGCAGTCGAGGCGGTGATCCACGGCTCGTTCGGGAACGCCGGCCAGCTCTGTCTCGCCCTCGAACGGCTCTATGTGAGCCGAGAGGTGTTCGAACCGTTCGTGGATCTGCTGGTCGAACGGATCGAAGCACTCGAACTGGGGCTCAGTTACGACTACGGGCCGGACGTCGGCTCGCTGATCGGCCCAGCGCAACTGGCCACGGTGAAAGCACACGTCGAAGACGCGACCGAATCCGGGGCGACAGTCGAGGTCGGCGGTCGACATCGTCCGGTTGTCGGTCCGTACGTGTACGAACCGACCGTTCTGACGAACGTGGACCCCTCGATGACCATCACACGGGAGGAAACGTTCGGACCCGTGGTGACCGTCGAACCGTTTGACGCCACGAGCGAAGCCGTCGAAATGGCCAACGACACCGACTACGGGCTCAACGCGAGCATCTTTACGGGCACGCCCGAACGTGGACGAGAACTCGCCAGCCGGATCGAGTGTGGGACCGTCAACGTCAACGGGGCCTACGCTCCCGCCTGGGGGTCGATCGACGCACCCATGGGCGGCATGCGGGACTCGGGAATTGGGCGGCGCCACGGGCCGGAAGGCGTGCTGAAATACACCGAATCCCGAACGGTCTCCGAACAACGTGGGCCGTCGATTCACCCACCGCGCTGGCTCCCGAATGATTGGTACGAATCGGGAATGGTGTGGATGCTTCGGCTCCTCGATCGGCTACCTGGATTGCGGTAA
- a CDS encoding 2-isopropylmalate synthase, whose amino-acid sequence MDLLRVQSNAPPDSDVQLLDTTLRDGEQAPGVSLTAAEKVEIARALDDAGVSVIEAGSACTGPGEQRAIEQVTSQHLDATVTSFARGVQHDVDLALDADVDGINLVVPASDRHVETKVGTTKTGVQETTAELVEYATDHGLWVEVIGEDGSRADPDFLQELAAVSHDAGADRFAYADTVGHASPDQVAEAVAGLADLGPVSVHTHDDLGLALMNALAGVGEGADLVHATVNGIGERAGNVALEEVVVSLWHGYDIETVETESLYGLSSLVADAMGMELPPNKAVSGQNAFAHESGIHTDGTLKDERMYEPYPPEAVGRERRLVLGKHAGRAGVRAALDEQDVSVTEDQLEAIVSRVKALGERGKRVTDTDLLAIAEDVTDVDRERQVELLDLTATSGSSTPTAGVRLRVGDVERVASGTGSGPVDAAMKAVKKALGNLTFHLQEYHVDAITGGTDAVVTVEVTLSRGDRSVAATGSEADITLGSVHAIVDGLDRLLATEDDPALPADD is encoded by the coding sequence CGACAGCGACGTACAGCTCCTCGATACCACGCTCAGGGACGGCGAGCAAGCCCCAGGTGTGTCCCTCACCGCAGCCGAGAAAGTCGAGATCGCCCGCGCACTGGACGACGCGGGCGTCTCGGTCATCGAGGCGGGCAGTGCCTGTACCGGCCCGGGCGAGCAGCGGGCCATCGAGCAGGTCACCAGCCAGCACCTCGACGCGACGGTGACCAGCTTCGCGCGCGGGGTCCAACACGACGTCGACCTCGCGCTCGATGCCGACGTGGACGGCATCAACCTGGTCGTGCCGGCCAGCGACCGCCACGTCGAGACGAAGGTGGGAACCACGAAGACCGGGGTCCAGGAGACCACGGCCGAACTCGTCGAGTACGCCACCGACCACGGTCTCTGGGTCGAGGTGATCGGCGAGGACGGGAGCCGGGCGGACCCCGACTTTCTCCAGGAACTCGCGGCGGTCTCCCACGACGCGGGGGCCGACCGGTTCGCCTACGCCGACACGGTCGGCCACGCGAGCCCGGACCAGGTCGCCGAGGCAGTGGCCGGCCTGGCCGACCTGGGCCCGGTAAGTGTCCACACTCACGACGACCTGGGCCTCGCACTCATGAACGCGCTCGCGGGCGTGGGCGAGGGCGCGGACCTCGTCCACGCGACCGTCAACGGCATCGGCGAGCGCGCGGGGAACGTGGCCCTCGAGGAAGTCGTCGTGTCCCTGTGGCACGGCTACGATATCGAGACGGTCGAGACCGAGTCCCTCTACGGGCTCTCCAGCCTGGTCGCGGACGCGATGGGGATGGAACTCCCGCCGAACAAGGCCGTGAGCGGACAGAACGCCTTCGCCCACGAGAGCGGGATCCACACCGACGGCACGCTCAAGGACGAGCGCATGTACGAGCCCTACCCGCCGGAGGCGGTCGGGCGGGAGCGACGGCTCGTCCTGGGCAAACACGCCGGCCGGGCCGGGGTGCGCGCCGCGCTCGACGAGCAAGACGTCTCGGTGACCGAAGACCAGCTCGAAGCGATCGTCTCGCGGGTGAAGGCCCTCGGCGAGCGCGGCAAGCGTGTGACGGACACGGACCTGCTCGCCATCGCCGAGGACGTGACCGACGTGGACCGCGAGCGCCAGGTCGAACTGCTCGATCTCACCGCGACAAGCGGGTCGAGCACTCCGACCGCGGGCGTCCGGTTGCGCGTGGGCGACGTCGAGCGGGTCGCGAGCGGCACCGGAAGCGGGCCGGTCGACGCCGCGATGAAGGCGGTGAAGAAGGCCCTGGGGAATCTGACCTTCCACCTCCAGGAGTATCACGTCGATGCGATCACCGGCGGCACCGACGCCGTCGTCACCGTCGAGGTCACCCTCTCGCGGGGCGACCGCTCGGTCGCCGCGACGGGCAGCGAGGCGGACATCACGCTGGGCAGCGTCCATGCGATCGTTGACGGGCTCGATCGCCTGCTGGCCACCGAGGACGACCCGGCGCTCCCGGCCGACGACTGA